From Methanobacterium alcaliphilum:
TATTAATTCAAACTCTATTCCTGAACCTACCTCCAGATAAACATCGGCTTGTGATACCTGTCTTAATTTACTAGACTCTGGCTCATAAGTATGGGGATCAGCTCCAGAAGGAACCATTATTACAACATTTATTTTATCTCCCGCTATCTTCTCTATGAACTCTTTTTGAGGCATTATTGAAGCAGCCACAGTTATTTTCTGAGTATTATCACTATCAGAGTAGATAAAAGTTAATGCAAATAATAATAAGCTTGTTAGTGCAATTAATAGAATTATTAAAACCAAAATTTTTTTCTTTGGGGTCATTTTATCCCTTAAAGATTTTCTAATTTAATAAGTTTCAACATACCAAGAATATTCAATCATTTCGCTTCAATCATATATATGCAATTTTTATTAAATAAATTTTAATATTTTATAACAATTAATAATATTTAAATTTTGTTTAATAGATTTTACACTAAAATATATAAATAATTATTAAAATAGTATATTTATGACAGTTATAAGTATTTCACTTAATGAAAAACTTTTATCTGAAATCGATGATTTAAACAAAGAACTGGGTTTTTCTGGAAGATCTGATGTCATTAGAGCTGCTTGTAGAACACTTATAGATGAAAATAAACAAAAAAAAGAAATTTCGGGGCATATAAATGCAGTTCTTTTTATCATACATAGCCAAAAGGTTGAAGATAAAGTAACTGAAATAAAACACGACTTCGAAGATATAGTGAATACTCAAATACATAGTCATTTAAAAGAGAACAACTGTTTAGAACTATTCATTTTAGAAGGAGATTCGAGTAGAATATATGAGATTACCCGGAACTTTAGAAACTGTGGTAAAATGGACTATTCTAAATTGGTAGTATTTTAATCATTTAATAATAACAAAAAATGGGAAAATTTAAAAAAGATAATTTAGGTCTAAAAATTAAATATCTTTAGAACCTTCCCTGTATTCATGTGTAAACTCAGCATCATACAATTTAGATACTTTAAAATCTCCAGGATCCAATACTTTTCCTACAATGATAAGTGCAGTCTTGGTTATTCCAGCTTCTTTTACTTTATCAGAAATATTTTCTAAAGTGCCTCTGACTACCAGTTCTTCATCCCATGACGCTTTTTTTACAACACCTACCGGTGTTTGAAGAGGATAACATTCTAAAAGATCACGAACCACATCTTTAATCATGTGAACACCTAAAAAAATGCACATGGTTGCTTGATGTTGTGCTAGAGCAGAAAGTTGTTCTTTTGAAGGTTTAGGAGTTCTACCTTCAGGACGAGTTATTATAACCGTTTGTGAAATTTCAGGTAGAGTTAATTCTGTTTTAAGGGCAGCAGCTGTAGCAAATAGGGAACTTACACCAGGTATGATTTCATAATTAATTTTTCTGTTTTCTAATTCCCTTATCTGCTCACCAATTGCACCATATATAGATGGATCACCAGTATGAACTCTTGCAACTATCTTACCGTTCTTTACCTCTTTTTCCATTAATTCGATTATATCTTCTAAATTCATGGATGCACTATTGTAAATCTTGGCACCTTCACTTGAACAATTTAATATTTTTTTATTTACCAAAGAACCCGCATAAATAATGATTTCAGCAGTTTCAATTACTTTTTGTCCTTTGACTGTCAATAATTCAGGGTCGCCTGGACCTCCTCCGATGAAAATAACTTTACCTTCCATTTTTTTCACTTATCACTGTTTTATTGTTTTGATTGCAATGCATCGTTGTATATTACCCATATTCTTTTTTAATCATGAAATTACAAAATCTTTATTTAATAAATTATGGATTAAACATATATAATTGAGTTATATCAACAAATTTGAGAAAAAAATAATTATTGCTATTTTTTAGATTTAAGAATGATTTTTTCTTCAAAAACTTCAATAGCACCATAAGGGCATTCTTTTATGCAAATTTCACAAATTCCACACGACGCAGGATCAATTTCAGCTTTTTTATCTTCTTTAATAAATATGGTATTATCCCCTGCTTTAACATTAGGGCATGCTTTCAAACAAAGATAGTCGCAATCTTCTCCCCCCAAACAAATTTCATTATCCACGGCAGCAGATTTTAAGGAGTATCCTAAAGCTCTTTTAACAGCTTCTTTTGTTTTATAGCCAGCTAAATGCATTATTGTATCTCCCAATAAAGGATCAACATTCATTGAAGCCAAACAGGGATAATTATGGAATTTATTTCCTGCCTCAAATTCAGCTTCAATTGATGGAATACCGACTAAATGTTCTGCTAAATACCATGTAGATCCGCATGGCGCACCCCTAATAACTTTAACCTGTTTTATTTGAGTATTTGCCTGAATTTCCAGTTCTGGCTTTCCAAAAACTTCTACAAACTCATCAATATATAAATCATCCTGAAAAGTTAATGAACAAAATGGTTTGGGGAATATTATTCTAGCAGACTCTATTGAATTTTCAATTTCATTTTTTAGTCCAGAGGGAATTTGTTGAGGGTTGTGAATAGGAACAATGACAGATTGGACACCAGAAATCTCCGCAATAGTTGGAATTACCATGTTTATATCACCAAAAAGACCTACTGATATTAATAAATCAGCTTCAGGTATATTATTAGGGATATGGTCTTCCACATCATCCAAAAATTCAGGAAGATCTTCTGAAAATTCATATAACCCCACAATATCCTTAGCAAATCCCTTAGATGCTATTGTATTTACAATTCGAGACCCATATTCTCCTGAACTTAAAATAATTATATTCATAAATATTTCACCAAATATTAAATTATTTTACCGTGAGATTATTCCTTATTAATCAATGAACCATAAATGAATCAGTGGCGATAGAATAAGAAATAAGACACTATCATTAAAATTAATGCTAAGAAAACCCCAATATATACCATTCCCTTGTCATTACCAAATATTATGGGTATGGGTCCAATCATTATGACCCCGCCAGTTTTAATTTCTCCTCCAGAATCAACATCTTTAGAATCACTTGATGTGACCTGCCACATACTGCCGACGATAATTAAAAAAAACCCCAGCATTATAATTAAAAATCCCGCTATTACCAATGTGCTTCCTTTAATCATATTCTTTTCCTAATGTATTTATTATTGTTAAACTACTAAACCTTATCTTTTATTTAATCACAAACCTATTAACTCATAATAATGTTTTTAATAGAATAAATTTAATTTTCTGTTTTTATTATTTTATATTTAAGATTGCCCTGGATTTCACATATCTCAATCATTCCCATTTGAACCATACCATCTAAAACTTCTGCCATGTATTCAGTGCAACAGATTTCATCTTCACTACAGATCGGTGTCTCACAGGGACATTTAATAGTATTTTTAATCTCAGATTTGCTCATCCATGATCCGTTTTTGCTTAAAATATCAATAAGAGGTAAACAAGATAATATTTTAATTCTATTTTCTTCATTAAAATCAGGAAATTCCAAAATACCTTTAATTTCTTTGGTTTTTTTGATGGTAGCTTCTTTATCTTTATACGGAATGATGGTGAGTACGTGAATTTCCTCTGAAAGAAAATATAACCCTCTAATTAACTGGAAACAATCTTTTTTCAGGATCAAACCACCTAAATCTTCAATAAACTCTCTGAATTCATCAAATTTATAGGATCCTCCTGTATAAACAGTTATTATGTACATTTGTTCCCCATTTCCCCAATAATATATTTTTTCGATTAAAAATTATTATAGAAACAAATTAATATATGTCTTATTTTCCTTATCATTTTTTTCTTATATATTTAAGTTAACTCCAATTATAATACGAAATAGAATATTAATATTAAAAGTTACAATTTATAGCTCAATCGTAATACTTTATATAATATTAATATTAAATTAATTCTATGGACGAAGATGGAGTTTTTAGTGTAGATTTTCTTTTATCGGTAATGATTATTATGTTTATTTTTACAGGACTCATAAATATAATATCAGAACGGGCTATTTTAGCAGAAGAAACCCAAAAATTATCCCAATCCAGGATACAAATAGAAAAAATAAGCAATGCATTGAATAAAGTTTATTGTGGGGGTTATGGTCAAAAGATAAATATAAAACTACCTGAAAAAATTGGAAATTCAACTTATTTAGTAAAAATAAAATATTCTGCAGTATATGTAGAAATTGAAGGGAAAAAAGGTAAAACCCCCCATTATCCTATGACAATAGTTGATTCTAATTTAAAAAATGTGAATGAATTAGTTATCATCCCTGGAAAATCATATTATGTGGAGAATATTCCTTTAAATCATAGTTTTGCATTAAAAATAAGTGAAATAAAATAAAGATAAAATTCTATTAACATTAAGATAAAAGAGGCACCATATGGATTCAAAAGGGCAAATAACCTATGAATATTTAATTTTAGTAGGAATTACAATCATGATTACTTTAATGATTAGTAATTATTTGACTGATGCCCATGAATTAAATATGGCCATGACTGCAGCAAGATCCGGTGCTCTAAGTGGATCTAATATCAATGGATTTGCAATCTATTCAAAAAGTATTTTCAATGAATATGAAACGGAAAAACCAAAAATAACTGCACCCTCATCTATTAAAATAGTAAAAATTGAATCTAAAAATCAGGGCTATAATAATAATTATAAAAAAACTAAAATTCAGTTAAAAGTTTATGCGTCTTGTGCAGTTTTAAAAAATAGCTATGAAAAAAATTCTGTGGGTGATAGAATAAATTATAATGTTAGAAGAAGTATTTGTAAAATTTTTAAAACTGAAAATTCTACAAATGCCTTATTTAATCCTGTTTTTTCGCCAAAATTTGTATTTACTACAGCCGATGTTATATGGGTTTAAAACCACTACCTACAAATTCATGAATGAAAAAGCAAGTACCCAAATAAATTAAATAATAATCATAAGGAGTGATTAACTTACTAAACTCATAATATTATAAGTTAAACAATAATTATCCACTATTTAGAAAGATATTTACACAAATACAAACAATAATTGAATGGTGGAGTTATGGATTATTTACTGGGTGTAGCAGGGTTACCATGGGAAATTCCTCCAGGTAGCAATATACTTTTATCAGGGGACCTTTTCTCTGGAAAAGAATTTTTATCACGTGACTTCATCATAGAAGGTTTGAAAAATGATGAAGCTTGTATCTTAATTTCTACAAATGAAACTGCCGAGAAAATAGTAGAAAATCTGGGTAAAGTAAATCTAGATAATTTATGTATTGTGGATTGCGTATCTAGTAAATTTGGTTCTACTATTGAACAACCATTTTCTGAGCAGATACGCTATGTTGAAAGCCCTATGGATTTAACGATGATTATGGTTGCACTTAATGATTTTCTTAATGTTTTATCCAATGAACGGAAAATAAAAAAAATCAGAATAGTCCTAGACTCTGTTTCCACACTTTTGATGTATTCCAATTTAAGAACTGTTTTTAAATTTTTACATATTTTAACAACCCGTATTCGTTCAACAGGGGGAAGCAATATCATGTTAATGGAAGAGCGTGCGCATGACGACATTGAAATTCGAACTGTAAGACAACTAGCACAGGGAATCATTAATATGGAAACAAATACGATTCAGATAAAAGGTTTTAAAACCGCTCAAGCACAATATGAACTTAATGAGAATAAAATTATTATAAAATAACTCTTCTTATTATTATAACTATGAAAAATAGTATTCTTTGTAAATATGACCGAAATTAGCTATTAAAACAAAAATTTAAAGAATAATGGCAATAAATTATAATTGCAAATGAATCAGAATTTACAAAATGTTCATTTTATATAAGTCTAAAGATAAAAATAATAATATACTAATGTATTTAGGGTGAAGGTATGACCAAAACAAAAAAAGAAAAACTGGATGATGTACTTTCTGCATTCATGCAAGTGGGACAGATTAAAGCAAGTGGCATTGTATCCAAAGAAGGTCTACTTATTAATTCACGTACACCTCCCGATGTGGATGCTAGAATTTTTTCAGCTCTTTGTTCAACTATAATGGGAGCAGCTGAAGCGGCTTCTGGACAAATGAATACAGGATCAGTAGGAGAAATTTCTGTTAGGACTGAAAAGGGAACCATAATTTTAAAACCCGCCGGAGATAAAGCAATTTTTACAGCATTAACTGAACCAGAAGCTCAATTAGGTCTTATTCTATTTGAAATGGAAAGTAGAGCAAGCCAAGTCGATGCTATCCTCAAGGAGATGTAAATATGCGGAAAACCTACATTCCTAAGCTTGATGATCTTTTGGGTGGAGGTATTTTAGATGGTGTTTCCATCATGTTTTGTGCTTATCCCGGAGTCGATTGTGAAGCATTTGGTTATCAAATGCTTAATGGAAGAGTTGAAGAAGGAGATCCTGCTTTTATTTTCACTAATGTCGCCGAACCCGAAACTATACAATACGAATTTAATTCTTATGGATGGGATTTAGAGTCATTTCTGAAAAATGAAAAAGTTTTTTTTGTAGATGGTAGTTCCAGTTTTATAGGAGCCCCTTCAACAAGCAAATACCATATAAATGATTACTCAAAAGTAGAAGATACTATTTTAAAAGCAATTGAAGAAGTTCCTAATGGCATTGCCGTAATCAACAATCTTTCTGTCATAATTGATTATCTTGATAATGGTAACACATTAAATATAATTCAAAAATGGAATGAAAAAGCCAAAGAAAACGAAACGACTTTAGTTTACATATTTACTGAATGGGACTATTCAAAAGAATTAGTGAATAAAATTAAAGAATCTATGGACTGTGTTGTTGATTTAAAAACCATTGAAGAAAGAGTAATTATTGGGCAGGGATTTATGGTTGCTAATTCTTCATGGACTGAACCTATAAGTACCATGGTACTATTTTTTGTAGTACAGCCCGGTGGAGTTAAAGTTTATGTTCCTAAAATCCTGGTTACGGGACCTTATAATTCTGGGAAATCAAGTTTTGTGAAATCTATATCAACAAAATCAGTTTCTGTTGATAGAAAAGCAATGTCTGCTTTTCCAACTACTATTGCCATGGATATAGGTCATGTTGATTATAAAGGTTTTTTAGCCGATGTTTTTGGAACACCAGGGCAGGAAAGATTTGATTTAATATTAGATGTATTATCTAAAGAAGCAGTTGGATCATTTATTATAGTAGATTCCACGGCACCACAGACTTTTGCTCGTGCTAAAGAAATGATTCGAAAAACAAGAGCTGAAGCCATACCTAAAGTAATCATTGCTAATAAGCAAGATTTACCAGATGCTCTTTCTCCCGATGAAATAAGAGAAAAAATGAAATTAAACAAAGATATACCAATTATCCCCACTATTATAACTGAAAAAAAAGGCATAACCGAAGCCTTAGATGCTTTACTAGAACTACTTTATGGTGATTGAATGATACTTCGTATACCCTCAGGAATAACTGGTTTTGATGCATTAACTGCCAGCGATAGTATTGGGGGCATTCCAGAAAACACAGTTACTTTGGTTTATGGACCCCCAAAAGCAGGAAAATCAATTTTCTGTTATCAATTTATGTATAATGGATTATTGCAGGGTGAACCTTGTTTGTATATTACAACTGACTATGGAATTAAACAATTCCAACAAAATACCAGCGATTTTGGATGGGATTTAGAAAATTACTTCGAAGAAGAAAGTTTATATTTAATTGATGCTATTTCCAGTGTCTCAGGAAGTAAGATAATGGAAACCAGTACCTATCTCTCGTCTTCAGTTCACAATCCCACAGATATTATGGTTAAATTAGGTGTGGGGACCAGATTCATTTCTCAAAAAGCACCGCGATTCCGTTCTGTTTTGGATTCTCTTACCACTTTAATGGCATTCAATCAGGAAATGTTAATTGTTAGAGTATTAACCGCCTATATAATGCGAATTAAAGAAGCAGGGGGAACGGCAGTAGTTACTTATACTGAAGGTTCTGCAGATTCCAAAGTTGAAACTATGTTAAAAGCCATTGTGGACAATATAATAAGATTAGATGGTGATGAAATAAGTATTGAAGCAATGGTTGGAACTGGAAAGAAAAAAGCAAATTATTCAATAACTGACCAGGGAATCGTAGTTAAAGATAGTAAATAATATTCTAATTTATATGTGATAATCATGAGCGAAAATTTTGAATCAGGAATTCCTGGTTTTGATGCAATGCTTGCTGAAAAAGGCCTTGATGGTATTCCTAAAGGCACAGTTAGTCTAATTTATGGTCCTCCTAAAGTGGGTAAGTCCATTTTTTGTTACCAATTTATGTATAATGGATTATTAAAAGAAGAACCTTGCCTATATATAACAGCAGACTATGGTTGGAAACAATTAGAACAAAGAGCCATGGATTTTAATTGGTTTCTAAAAACACATTTAGATAATCAAAATATTTATGTAATAGACCTTCTATCCCGACTGTCCGGTATGAAACTTGAAGATTCAACCAATCATAAATTTTCATCAATTCAAAACCCCACAGACATGATGGTGAAAGTAGGTACCGGTACCAGAACAGTTTTTCAAAAATCAACTAAATTTAGATCTGTCTTTGACTCTCTTACGACCCAATTTGCATTTAATCCTCCAAATTTAGTTTTAAGGGTTGTTAAATCATATATAGATAGAATTAGAGAAGCTAATGGTATGGCATTGATTACACAAACATATGGATCAGTTGATGATAAAATTGATGAATATCTGATAAAAATTGTGGATAATCTAATTATAATGGATGGCAATCAAATTTCATTTGAATCAAGCGAAATAGATACCATAGAAACAAATTATAATATAAACAATTCAGGTATTGTTATTAAATAACCTGATTCTTTAAAAGAATTTATACCACATAACACCATCATATAAATTTGCAAATCAGATAACCCTCAAAAGATCCCTGATTTTAGATAAAAGTAAAACCTAGAATATTTTATCAAAATAAGGTGATGAAAAATGATTCTTCAAACTTTAGGCGTATTTGATGCTTTCAAGAAAAAAAACGAAGAGTCATTAGAGTATTATATTCAAAGGCTTGAAGAAATCCAAAACGAAGAGTTTGATTTACTTATAAATATTAGTTCTATTTTTTTAGATGAAGAAAAATTTGAAGATTCTATTAAATATTTAGAAAAAGCTTTAAGAATGGCTATTGATTTAAATAATAACGAATTAGAAGCCTTTGTTTTAGATTCAATTGGTGATGTTTATTTAAATTCACGAGAAATTATTAAAGCATTAGAATATTACCATGAATCTTTACGTATTTATCGCTCCACTAAGTCTCCGTTGAAAGATGAAGTAAAGGAGAAAATAAAAGAAGTAGAAAAAATTAAAGAAGCCCTTGATATATCTGAAATTAATAAAATGAAAGGTATTGCGGTTCCTGAAGTTGAAGAAGATTATCAAATGGATATTGCAACTATTATTCCTAAATTAGATTTAATTGTTAATATGATTGATGGTGTATCTATGTATGAATCATATTCTCAAGACACTAATGCTTTAGTTCAATTAAAAGAAGCCTTTAAAATATCCCGTGAAATCGGTGATGAACCGGGGGAAGCAACATTGCTTTTATTAATGGGCAACCAATCATTAAAACAGGAAAAGCTGAATGAGGCTTTTAAATATTTTAAAGATGCCAAGGAATTTTTCCGTCGTTTGAATGATGAAAAAGGTTTGGCTATAACGATGATTCTTTTAGGAACTCTAAACTTTATTCAAGGGGATATTGAAGGAGTTTCTAACAATTTTAGAAGTGCAGTTGAAAAATTCCAAAAATTAGATAATAAAAAAGCAGAATCATTATCTATTGATATTTTAAACACATTATACAATGAATAACGTGAAATTAATTATTTCAAAATAAAAAAATGAAAATTTAAAAATAGATTGGATCGAAAGGAATTAAATAAGCTATTAAAATTCCAAGAAATCCAAATAAAATTCCAATTGCCCAAACAATTATTACAACACTTCTCTCTTTCATTGGTTTTCTTAAGATCCAACGTATTAATGATTTGAATCCTTCATCTGGCACTAATAACCTGCCGTCTTCGCGCACTTTGGTAGGAGTATGATTCTGTCTTTCTACAACACCCGCACTGTAAAACTTTAAAATACCATCTATAATATTAGGTAAAAGTATTATAAGAGCTATAAGCTTTACTCTTCCAATAAAGGCAACTGCTGCGATACATGCGCCAATAATCAAGGTCCCCACATCCCCAGGGAATACACGGGAGGGGTGTCGATTATACATCAAAAATGCCAGTAAAGCACCTAACATGGCAATAGTGATGATGGAAACATTATATTTACCCATTATAATGCATGATATTGTTAAAGATATCATAGCAATGGAACCTAAACCGGATTCAATGCCATTTAAACCAGCCAGCATATTTGTTAGGTTAGATGCAATAGAAACGGAAATTGGCATCATTATCAAATAGAGAATACCTACTTGAGGAGGTGCAACCCAAATTAGAGGAAGGCCTGCTAAAAATAGTAAAATAAGCTTCTCTTTAGATGAAAGCATGATTAAATCATCAACCATACCCACAATTCCCACTAAAAGAATAACTAAAAGAGTAATAATTAGTTCATATTGTATATGGGGAAAGGCATAAATACCTAAAAACATGCCTATGGTGAATCCAAAAAGAATACCAATTCCCCCCATTTCAGCAACAATGGGTCTAGAAATTTTATGTATATCTTTACCTACCACATCAGCATTTTTTAATTTGTTTATGAGCCGAGGCATTACTAAATATGTTGATAAAAACGAAACAAGACCACAAATTCCTGAAATAATTAATATTGTTTGATAATCAAGTGAAATAATAAATGCCATAATATCACCGCTTTAAAATATAATATACTGTCCTTAAAGGTATCTGTAATCTTGATGATATTTCCTTTGGACTGACACCTTGTTTGGCCATTTTTTTAATATTAAGACGTGTTTTTTCATTGTATTTGAATTTTCTACCTTTTTTAAGATTTAAATCTTTTTTAAGATAATAAACAGTTTTTAAAGGAATATTCATTTGGCCAGATACTTGTAAAGGGCTTTTACCTTCTTTCAAAAGTTTTGTGACTATCATCCTATCATTTTGAGAATATTTTCTGGGCCTACCTTTCCTTTCAATAGATTTTACTTCAATTCCCAACTCTTCCAGAGCTTCTAAATATTTTGGAGAGATTCTTTGATAAATACTTGTAGGACAATTAATTTCTTTTAAGTCAGGGTTTTGATCAAGCAGAGCCATGATCTTTCTAGAAGTCAATGGTTGATTGACATAAACCTTTTCTGATGGCATATAATCACACAAAGCAGATACTTTTTAATTTAATAATTTAAATAGTCTCACAATTTAATATAAGCTTAATAAGTTATTTCAAGTTATTTTTTGATCATTTCTAAAAATTTCTTGGCTTTTTTAGTATTGGGCTTTCCCATTGTGTTAATATTATTTTTTTCTACTTTAACAGTTTTAATTTCCACGGAAAATAAATCAGCACAAATATTAAGGTCTATTCCAGATTCAATATTAAGCACCGCCGCACCAAATCCCGCAGGATCAACTTTCATATGCAATCCTTTCATTTTTTGCTCAATTTCAAATTTCTTAAGTAGTACTTTTTGAATATTAGATATATAATAAATATTTTCATTTAGATGATTTGTTAATACATCCAAAACGTCCCTATCAAAATCTAAAAATACTTTAACCTGGTTTCTATCTAAAATAGGCCTTAAATTAGGAAAAGGTCCAGAATAATGAGTTCTACGATCAAAAGACGTGCCTAAATAATACTTTGTCATGTCCCATAATATAAGAACAAATGGAATTTTTGAAAAAATATTTTTTTTGATTTTCTCTCTAAGATCAATATCACTTTTTAAGTATGGATTTAAGTTTCCCTGTGAGTCGATTAATTTATTTTCTTTTAGAAGTCCATCCAGTATAGCATTTTCAATATCTTCAGGGCTATCTAATTCTTCAAATCCCGTGGGGACAAAATTTTTAGCTTCATTTAATAATATATCATACTTTTTAAGGTTGTTCAAGTTATGTAACATGGATTTAAAAATCCCATCCTCGTATTTTTTTAAACAATTTTCAGAATATTTTACATATCCTAAAGCCAATGCAGTACGAGTATGGCGATCATTGATAATAGTGGGTTTTTTTCTATGAAATTGTAAAAATTCTATCCTTACATTGGAACCATACCTTTTTCTAAGTTCTTTTTCATAGTTTAGATTATCATCAGCATCCATAGATACTCTTTTGCGAATCCATCTACCCGATTCCATAACCTTGATAACCAGAGAAACAGTTTTTACAACACCCTTTTTTTCTTGCTTTAAGGTCTTCATTATTATCTTAAAAGAGTCTCTTCCCCAGGGTGTCAGCTCAGACATTTTTACCATATAATCCCCCGAAAGAGGGAGATGTGAAATCATTTTCGTCCGGAATACCCCTGATTTATTTAATTTTAATTCCCAATCATTCATTCCACATGAACAATTAAATTTATCAAAATTAGAAATATCCTGCACTTTATAAGTTTTTTGACATGATTTGCAATAAAGAACTGCAAATTCTTCCAGATGCCCTAAAGCAATTTTATGAGAGGATATGGCTGATTTTACACGATCTAGTACGTTTTTTTTAGCGGCTGCTTTTGTTCTGAAGTATTGATTATGGCGATTAACATCATGCTGTTCCTCAACCATGACTTCACCTGGTGCAAATGAACCGTACTTGGAGAGAGAACGGTAAGGGGCTTTATATCCCTTAGATTCCATTAACTCTTTCAAGTTCTGTAATTCATCAAGGTTATCCTTCAGATATTGGTAAATCTCCATAAACCCATCAAGGGAGGAAATAAAATCTAAATTAAGTTTTTTTCGGCGAATATTGCTTAAAAACTTTTCAGATTTACCAATTAAAACAGTTTCATTCATTTTATTCTTTCACCAATAGCAGCAGTTTCAGAACTTAAAATACTTAAACTATCAGAAGTGGCCAGTATCATTCCTTCAGATTTTACTCCAAATAGTTTTGCAGGGGCTAGGTTAACCAGCACAACAACTTTTTTATTTAAAATTTCATCATCGGAATATTTCTTGGCTATACCTGCAACAACCTGAATCTGTTTTTCTTTAATATCAACTTGAAGTTTTAATAAATTATCAGAACCTTCCACAGATTCTGCTTCAATTACCTTGCCGATTCTAAATTCTAATTTAGCAAAATCATCAATACTTACTATTTCTGTCATTTCATTATCCTCCGAACTGTCATGGACCTCTTCTTCTAAATTTTTATAAAGGTCTTCTTTTTGTTTTTCGATAAATTCATCATCAATTTTAGCAAATAATGGTTTAGCTTTTTTAATTTTATGTCCTGATGGAATAAATGAGCTTGTATTATCCCATACAATATTGTCTGTGCTTAAATTTAAAGTTTCTAAAATTTGAAGAGATTTTTCAGGCATGTATGGAATTAAAAAAATAGCTAATACTTTAGTCAGCTGATTACATAAATACAAACAATTAGCTGCTTTTTCTGGATCCTCTTTAACTGTCTTCCAGGGTTCTTGATCATTAAAATATTTATTTCCTTTTTTTGCCAGTTTTATAACATTAACC
This genomic window contains:
- a CDS encoding RAD55 family ATPase; protein product: MILRIPSGITGFDALTASDSIGGIPENTVTLVYGPPKAGKSIFCYQFMYNGLLQGEPCLYITTDYGIKQFQQNTSDFGWDLENYFEEESLYLIDAISSVSGSKIMETSTYLSSSVHNPTDIMVKLGVGTRFISQKAPRFRSVLDSLTTLMAFNQEMLIVRVLTAYIMRIKEAGGTAVVTYTEGSADSKVETMLKAIVDNIIRLDGDEISIEAMVGTGKKKANYSITDQGIVVKDSK
- a CDS encoding RAD55 family ATPase, translating into MSENFESGIPGFDAMLAEKGLDGIPKGTVSLIYGPPKVGKSIFCYQFMYNGLLKEEPCLYITADYGWKQLEQRAMDFNWFLKTHLDNQNIYVIDLLSRLSGMKLEDSTNHKFSSIQNPTDMMVKVGTGTRTVFQKSTKFRSVFDSLTTQFAFNPPNLVLRVVKSYIDRIREANGMALITQTYGSVDDKIDEYLIKIVDNLIIMDGNQISFESSEIDTIETNYNINNSGIVIK
- a CDS encoding tetratricopeptide repeat protein, producing MILQTLGVFDAFKKKNEESLEYYIQRLEEIQNEEFDLLINISSIFLDEEKFEDSIKYLEKALRMAIDLNNNELEAFVLDSIGDVYLNSREIIKALEYYHESLRIYRSTKSPLKDEVKEKIKEVEKIKEALDISEINKMKGIAVPEVEEDYQMDIATIIPKLDLIVNMIDGVSMYESYSQDTNALVQLKEAFKISREIGDEPGEATLLLLMGNQSLKQEKLNEAFKYFKDAKEFFRRLNDEKGLAITMILLGTLNFIQGDIEGVSNNFRSAVEKFQKLDNKKAESLSIDILNTLYNE
- a CDS encoding MraY family glycosyltransferase yields the protein MAFIISLDYQTILIISGICGLVSFLSTYLVMPRLINKLKNADVVGKDIHKISRPIVAEMGGIGILFGFTIGMFLGIYAFPHIQYELIITLLVILLVGIVGMVDDLIMLSSKEKLILLFLAGLPLIWVAPPQVGILYLIMMPISVSIASNLTNMLAGLNGIESGLGSIAMISLTISCIIMGKYNVSIITIAMLGALLAFLMYNRHPSRVFPGDVGTLIIGACIAAVAFIGRVKLIALIILLPNIIDGILKFYSAGVVERQNHTPTKVREDGRLLVPDEGFKSLIRWILRKPMKERSVVIIVWAIGILFGFLGILIAYLIPFDPIYF
- a CDS encoding helix-turn-helix domain-containing protein — encoded protein: MPSEKVYVNQPLTSRKIMALLDQNPDLKEINCPTSIYQRISPKYLEALEELGIEVKSIERKGRPRKYSQNDRMIVTKLLKEGKSPLQVSGQMNIPLKTVYYLKKDLNLKKGRKFKYNEKTRLNIKKMAKQGVSPKEISSRLQIPLRTVYYILKR
- a CDS encoding DUF530 domain-containing protein is translated as MNETVLIGKSEKFLSNIRRKKLNLDFISSLDGFMEIYQYLKDNLDELQNLKELMESKGYKAPYRSLSKYGSFAPGEVMVEEQHDVNRHNQYFRTKAAAKKNVLDRVKSAISSHKIALGHLEEFAVLYCKSCQKTYKVQDISNFDKFNCSCGMNDWELKLNKSGVFRTKMISHLPLSGDYMVKMSELTPWGRDSFKIIMKTLKQEKKGVVKTVSLVIKVMESGRWIRKRVSMDADDNLNYEKELRKRYGSNVRIEFLQFHRKKPTIINDRHTRTALALGYVKYSENCLKKYEDGIFKSMLHNLNNLKKYDILLNEAKNFVPTGFEELDSPEDIENAILDGLLKENKLIDSQGNLNPYLKSDIDLREKIKKNIFSKIPFVLILWDMTKYYLGTSFDRRTHYSGPFPNLRPILDRNQVKVFLDFDRDVLDVLTNHLNENIYYISNIQKVLLKKFEIEQKMKGLHMKVDPAGFGAAVLNIESGIDLNICADLFSVEIKTVKVEKNNINTMGKPNTKKAKKFLEMIKK